A genomic stretch from Chroococcidiopsis sp. SAG 2025 includes:
- a CDS encoding GMC family oxidoreductase, whose amino-acid sequence MIIDAHSLPPNISLEVEVCIVGGGPAGIALAREFANQKFQVCLLESGGCKLEQDIQSLADGKVIGDPYPNLSESRCRQFGGTAHIWGSPIGYKQSGFRCLPLDKIDFEQREWLPYSGWPFTRFDLDPFYQRAHQVCQLGAFTYNVEDWEKTSARQLTLRSDRFMTTISQYASRSIFTNDYQEQIGKASNITTLLHATVVEIETDEVAKSVTRLRVVCSQDKQFWISAKVFVLATGGIENARLLLLSNRVQKTGLGNQNDLVGRFFMERRQISCGMLLPYSRRFFDRTNLYDICNVKGVPVMALVTPSENLMHREQLLNFGAQLLLTPEHYQREAIRSLKTLLMSISDAKLPKNMLKQLSSVITGSDYIAAATFWAVIRQLPGLQRGYLSYLNYEKRRFSMLEVVSQFEQAPDPNNRVVLSHERDRLNQNKAEVHWRLNEIDLYTIERVKKIWAEEIAQAEIGKFQLAEEPKFEKLALYRPSCHHMGTTRMHDNPRQGVVNADCRVHGIDNLYIAGSSVFPTSGYANPTLTIIALAIRLADHIKAILNVSPGITSTSLEVDNLVTNQG is encoded by the coding sequence ATGATTATTGACGCTCATTCTTTACCGCCAAATATCAGCCTTGAAGTTGAAGTTTGTATTGTTGGTGGCGGTCCGGCTGGAATTGCTTTAGCTCGTGAGTTCGCTAACCAAAAATTTCAGGTTTGCTTATTAGAAAGTGGTGGATGTAAACTGGAGCAGGACATCCAATCTCTAGCTGATGGAAAAGTAATTGGAGATCCCTATCCAAATCTAAGTGAATCACGCTGTCGTCAATTTGGCGGTACTGCTCATATTTGGGGATCGCCAATCGGTTATAAACAATCTGGCTTTCGGTGTTTACCTTTAGACAAAATTGATTTTGAACAGCGCGAGTGGTTACCTTACAGTGGTTGGCCTTTTACAAGGTTCGACCTCGACCCGTTCTATCAACGAGCACATCAAGTTTGTCAGTTGGGAGCTTTTACTTATAACGTTGAGGATTGGGAAAAGACTTCAGCGCGTCAATTGACTCTGAGAAGCGATCGCTTCATGACTACAATAAGTCAGTACGCTTCTCGTTCTATTTTCACAAATGACTATCAAGAACAGATCGGAAAAGCGAGTAATATCACTACTCTTCTCCATGCCACTGTTGTAGAAATTGAAACTGATGAAGTCGCCAAAAGTGTGACTCGTTTACGAGTTGTCTGTTCTCAGGATAAGCAGTTTTGGATTTCAGCAAAAGTATTCGTTTTAGCTACAGGAGGAATTGAGAATGCACGATTATTACTCCTCTCAAATCGAGTCCAGAAAACGGGACTAGGAAATCAGAACGACCTCGTTGGTAGATTTTTTATGGAGCGTCGTCAGATTAGTTGCGGTATGTTACTTCCCTATAGTCGCCGCTTCTTCGATCGGACGAACTTATACGATATTTGCAATGTTAAAGGAGTGCCGGTGATGGCATTAGTTACGCCATCTGAAAATTTAATGCACCGCGAACAACTATTGAACTTTGGAGCACAGCTACTTCTTACGCCTGAACACTATCAAAGAGAAGCTATCCGTTCTCTCAAAACGTTATTAATGTCTATTTCTGATGCAAAGTTACCTAAAAATATGCTGAAGCAACTTAGTAGTGTTATTACTGGTAGCGATTACATTGCTGCTGCTACTTTTTGGGCAGTCATTAGGCAATTACCTGGTTTGCAGAGAGGCTACTTGTCTTATCTCAACTATGAGAAGCGAAGGTTTTCTATGCTTGAAGTTGTCTCTCAATTTGAGCAAGCACCCGATCCAAATAACCGAGTTGTACTGAGTCACGAGCGCGATCGACTCAATCAAAATAAAGCAGAGGTTCACTGGCGGTTAAACGAAATAGATCTTTACACAATTGAAAGAGTCAAGAAAATCTGGGCAGAAGAAATTGCTCAAGCTGAAATTGGTAAGTTTCAGCTTGCTGAGGAGCCGAAGTTTGAAAAATTGGCTCTGTACCGTCCTTCATGCCATCACATGGGGACAACCCGGATGCACGACAATCCCAGACAAGGTGTTGTTAATGCTGATTGTCGGGTTCATGGGATCGATAACCTATATATAGCTGGCAGTTCGGTCTTTCCTACTTCAGGATATGCAAATCCTACCTTAACTATCATTGCCTTAGCAATTAGGCTCGCTGACCACATAAAAGCCATCCTCAACGTATCTCCAGGAATCACCAGCACTAGTTTAGAGGTTGACAACTTAGTTACGAATCAGGGATGA
- a CDS encoding LysR family transcriptional regulator: MELRQLQYFLAVAEDLNFGRAAARLQIAQPPLSRQIRQLEDELGVELFRRSKRRVELTEAGIAFVEEARQILAQVEQGVLVAQRASRGEIGRLVVGFEGSSTYDVIPMSLKVYRERFPEVDLAVYAMTTEEQIQALLEGRIGIGFVISPINDKRLAIETILHESLVLAIPENHPLATRTKVRVRELESEPFITFQRDRGCGLYDQVIAVCQRANFSPRIIQEADEMQVILGFVAAGLGVTLLSASVVQFQRPGVVYRMLQPFTPKVSLALAWRRDVTSAVLQAFIEVVRECVR, encoded by the coding sequence ATGGAACTTCGACAGCTACAATACTTTCTAGCTGTGGCGGAAGATCTGAATTTTGGTCGGGCAGCCGCACGACTTCAGATCGCCCAGCCACCACTTAGCCGACAGATCCGTCAGCTTGAAGATGAGTTAGGCGTAGAACTGTTTCGTCGCTCTAAGCGTCGAGTTGAGTTGACTGAAGCCGGAATAGCTTTTGTAGAAGAGGCACGCCAAATACTGGCACAAGTTGAACAAGGGGTGCTGGTGGCACAACGAGCCAGTCGTGGTGAAATCGGTCGGCTTGTTGTCGGATTTGAGGGTTCTTCTACCTATGATGTGATTCCAATGTCATTGAAGGTTTACCGAGAGCGCTTTCCCGAAGTCGATCTTGCCGTGTACGCAATGACTACAGAGGAGCAGATCCAGGCTCTACTTGAAGGTCGCATTGGGATCGGCTTTGTTATATCTCCCATTAATGATAAAAGATTGGCTATCGAGACTATCTTGCACGAATCCCTAGTCTTAGCAATACCTGAAAACCATCCTCTAGCAACCCGTACCAAGGTGCGGGTGCGGGAACTTGAAAGTGAACCCTTTATCACATTTCAACGCGATCGCGGCTGTGGACTGTATGACCAAGTCATCGCGGTTTGCCAACGCGCCAACTTCAGTCCTAGAATCATTCAAGAAGCGGACGAGATGCAAGTCATATTGGGTTTTGTAGCGGCAGGGCTGGGAGTTACCTTATTATCTGCCTCGGTTGTGCAGTTTCAACGACCAGGGGTAGTTTATCGGATGTTGCAACCATTCACGCCAAAAGTTTCCTTAGCTTTGGCTTGGCGGCGTGATGTAACATCGGCTGTACTACAAGCCTTTATTGAAGTAGTCAGGGAATGTGTAAGATGA
- a CDS encoding nuclear transport factor 2 family protein — translation MYNIVALMKLGKSIFHTPFIVGNGNITRLEKNSMDDSLAQSKKNFRSQEWVREYFVTVDKLNVDNIIANFVENGQFRFGNAEPVVGKEAIRDALVKFFSAIKAMHHENVGLWLGDSSAVFEAEVTYTRQDGTTVTLPCVSILRFRDNFIYDFRMVMDAAPVFAA, via the coding sequence ATGTACAACATCGTAGCTTTAATGAAGCTGGGGAAGAGTATATTTCACACACCATTCATTGTAGGTAACGGCAATATAACTCGATTGGAAAAAAACTCAATGGATGACTCGTTAGCACAGAGTAAGAAAAACTTTAGATCTCAAGAGTGGGTAAGGGAATATTTTGTAACTGTTGATAAGCTAAATGTGGATAACATCATCGCTAATTTTGTTGAAAATGGACAGTTCCGCTTCGGCAATGCTGAACCCGTTGTTGGGAAAGAGGCTATCCGAGATGCCCTAGTAAAGTTTTTCTCTGCAATTAAAGCGATGCATCACGAGAACGTTGGGCTATGGCTAGGGGACAGCTCAGCGGTTTTCGAGGCAGAAGTTACTTACACTCGCCAAGACGGGACAACCGTGACATTGCCCTGCGTTAGTATCCTGCGCTTTCGTGACAACTTCATCTACGACTTCCGTATGGTCATGGATGCTGCTCCGGTCTTCGCTGCTTAA
- a CDS encoding isochorismatase family protein has translation MKNKFTVENAAILLIDHQQGTIKLARNLPREEIVQNTRALARTAVETKMPLILTSSMEANFQGLLLDDLQIIAPEAYEKRIKRPGVVDCWEYEDFKSAVKATGKKKLIMAGLTNDVCIVFPAISAVEDGYEVQVVVDAGGSPTMLADETSTRRMERHGVTLTSTNQAMAELANSWSEGVGHTIQTIMYQEILSKFLEA, from the coding sequence ATGAAAAACAAATTTACAGTTGAAAATGCAGCAATACTGTTGATTGACCATCAACAAGGCACAATTAAGCTCGCCCGCAACCTACCGCGTGAAGAGATTGTGCAAAACACGCGCGCACTGGCTCGCACGGCGGTCGAAACCAAGATGCCTCTTATCTTAACCAGCAGTATGGAGGCCAATTTTCAAGGTTTGCTGCTGGACGATTTGCAGATCATCGCGCCGGAAGCATACGAAAAACGGATCAAGCGCCCCGGCGTTGTTGACTGCTGGGAGTATGAGGACTTCAAAAGCGCAGTTAAAGCTACAGGCAAGAAAAAGCTGATTATGGCTGGGCTGACCAACGATGTCTGCATTGTCTTTCCAGCCATCAGTGCAGTGGAAGACGGCTACGAAGTCCAAGTCGTAGTGGATGCGGGTGGCTCGCCAACCATGCTTGCCGATGAAACTTCCACGCGACGCATGGAAAGACATGGAGTTACATTGACTTCAACTAATCAAGCGATGGCGGAATTGGCGAATTCTTGGTCAGAAGGAGTCGGGCACACGATTCAAACTATCATGTACCAAGAAATTCTGTCTAAATTCTTGGAGGCGTGA
- a CDS encoding flavodoxin domain-containing protein, which produces MTNILVVYTSTLGNTHKMAEAVADGARSLTSTTVLLREATAATIEEVRNCDALLLGTPLRHRSADARVKQFIENTIEVLWLTDDLVGKVGGVFSVGGGYGNAGAGVEIAQLGLLAAMAGAGMILVPLPKTTPGAGVAGSHWGAHGRSGGPNMEPVGITDEMLQCAYHHGANVARVAVALQGKNLMAQGNQAPSSELIALFSETQTA; this is translated from the coding sequence ATGACAAACATTCTGGTCGTTTACACCTCAACGCTGGGCAACACACACAAAATGGCTGAGGCAGTTGCTGATGGAGCACGATCGCTCACATCTACAACAGTCCTGCTGCGTGAAGCAACAGCGGCAACCATAGAGGAAGTCCGCAATTGCGATGCGCTGCTGTTAGGCACACCACTGCGCCACCGTTCTGCGGATGCACGGGTGAAGCAATTTATCGAGAACACGATCGAAGTGCTTTGGCTCACCGATGATCTGGTAGGCAAAGTGGGTGGTGTGTTCTCGGTTGGGGGTGGATATGGCAATGCCGGGGCAGGTGTGGAAATCGCCCAATTGGGACTGCTTGCAGCAATGGCAGGGGCAGGCATGATTCTTGTGCCGTTGCCCAAAACTACACCCGGAGCAGGCGTTGCCGGAAGTCACTGGGGCGCTCATGGCAGAAGCGGCGGACCCAATATGGAGCCAGTTGGCATCACCGATGAGATGCTTCAGTGTGCCTATCATCATGGGGCTAACGTGGCACGGGTGGCAGTAGCGCTACAGGGCAAAAACTTGATGGCACAGGGCAATCAGGCACCGTCTTCAGAATTGATTGCCCTGTTTTCAGAAACTCAAACCGCATGA
- a CDS encoding NAD(P)H-dependent oxidoreductase encodes MTHLLHIDTSPRGERSISRTLAKLYITDWQAAHPNDVVTYRDIGHYPVPFVSEAWIAGAYTPPEQHSPESIEAMRISDELVNKLYRK; translated from the coding sequence ATGACTCATCTGCTTCACATTGATACCAGTCCGCGAGGAGAGCGATCGATCTCCCGCACCCTTGCCAAATTGTACATCACAGATTGGCAAGCTGCCCATCCCAACGATGTTGTCACCTATCGGGACATCGGACATTACCCGGTTCCATTTGTGAGCGAAGCCTGGATTGCCGGAGCTTATACGCCGCCAGAGCAGCACTCGCCGGAAAGTATCGAAGCGATGCGAATTTCGGATGAGTTAGTAAATAAACTTTATCGGAAATAG
- a CDS encoding transposase family protein, with protein MDDKLLFILVYFRLYPTQEVQGYLFGFGQAQANEWVHRLTRVLNQALGKEKHLPEREPAKLEAVLSACPSLEFIIDGTERPINRPKNKEERKTYYSGKKKAHTVKNDVIVQRGGTVVFLSDTYEGKKHDKKIADEEEYQFPPESTLWQDTGFQGYAPDGVTIQQPKKKPRNAELSDLEKKKNQAISKVRVEVEHHIGGIKRCQIVVQKFRNRKEHYTDDVMETACGLHNLRLTHRQTRAVTAPKAA; from the coding sequence TTGGACGATAAGCTGTTGTTTATTTTGGTGTATTTTCGGTTGTATCCGACCCAGGAGGTTCAGGGCTATTTGTTTGGGTTCGGGCAAGCGCAAGCGAATGAGTGGGTGCATCGGTTAACCCGCGTCTTGAATCAAGCGTTGGGCAAAGAGAAACACCTGCCGGAACGAGAGCCAGCGAAACTGGAAGCGGTGCTCAGTGCCTGTCCCAGTTTAGAATTCATCATCGATGGTACGGAACGTCCAATCAATCGCCCCAAAAACAAGGAGGAGCGCAAGACCTACTACAGTGGCAAGAAAAAAGCTCATACGGTGAAAAATGACGTGATTGTGCAACGAGGTGGGACAGTGGTGTTTCTCAGTGACACCTATGAAGGGAAGAAGCACGATAAAAAGATCGCCGATGAAGAAGAGTACCAATTCCCCCCAGAGAGTACATTGTGGCAAGATACGGGTTTTCAAGGCTATGCGCCGGATGGGGTAACGATTCAACAACCGAAGAAGAAACCACGGAACGCCGAACTAAGCGATCTCGAGAAAAAGAAGAATCAAGCCATTTCCAAAGTTCGAGTCGAAGTAGAACACCATATTGGTGGCATCAAACGCTGTCAAATTGTGGTGCAGAAATTTCGCAATCGGAAGGAGCACTATACCGATGATGTGATGGAAACAGCCTGTGGTTTGCACAATCTGCGCCTCACCCATCGACAAACAAGAGCGGTTACTGCCCCAAAGGCAGCCTAA
- a CDS encoding transposase gives MATVPTQLSQGRVVIVQADTEFGTVEFLKAVRKQSWRAVVGMRCNRKMQDGRHLKQLYRHANRGQQVYLAGDTQPLTVSWFWLKRAEGKRELRFVVSTHPYSGIYLVRLGRKRSCIEGFFKTSKHRFGLHRFGQTTKLGVYRWLIKSANCLSIGALD, from the coding sequence TTGGCAACGGTTCCAACCCAGTTGAGTCAGGGCAGGGTGGTCATTGTACAGGCAGATACGGAGTTTGGCACCGTAGAGTTTCTCAAAGCAGTGCGAAAGCAGTCGTGGCGAGCAGTCGTGGGGATGCGCTGCAATCGCAAAATGCAGGACGGTCGTCATCTAAAGCAACTGTATCGCCATGCCAACCGTGGACAACAGGTGTATTTAGCGGGAGACACACAGCCACTGACGGTGTCCTGGTTCTGGCTCAAACGAGCCGAAGGCAAGCGAGAACTGCGCTTTGTCGTTTCTACCCATCCTTACTCTGGCATTTATCTGGTGCGGCTAGGACGTAAGCGCTCTTGCATTGAGGGCTTTTTCAAAACGAGCAAACATCGTTTTGGGCTGCATCGCTTTGGGCAAACTACGAAACTTGGTGTCTATCGCTGGCTCATCAAGAGCGCTAATTGCCTATCTATTGGCGCATTGGATTGA
- a CDS encoding DUF4058 family protein, translating to MPSPFPGMDPYLEGYLWSDVHSALANKIRQVLVPLLRPRYTARLEIYLVEDNAPETEVGILYPDVEVLQVGSRQIGALQSNQSGALATTPAQLTLPVLQPVEVRVPTVEIRDTALNVLVTCIEILSPVNKREPGLTGYRQKRQRLYQAGVNLIELDLLRRGSRPFNHPRLPNVPYLIELTRASSGVVEVWTLGLQDRLPVIPVPLRQPDPDVPLDLAAVFNAIYDEAAYDLSIDYRATPPPPPLSESDALWLENLLAPLRKY from the coding sequence ATGCCTTCACCCTTTCCGGGGATGGACCCTTATCTAGAAGGATATTTATGGTCGGACGTGCATTCGGCACTGGCGAACAAGATTCGCCAAGTCTTAGTGCCGCTACTTCGTCCCCGCTACACGGCTAGACTAGAAATTTATCTAGTGGAGGATAATGCGCCAGAAACCGAAGTGGGAATTCTCTACCCCGACGTAGAAGTACTTCAGGTTGGCTCTCGACAAATTGGGGCGCTACAGTCAAACCAGTCTGGTGCGCTCGCAACTACACCTGCTCAATTAACTTTGCCCGTGTTGCAACCAGTTGAAGTCCGCGTGCCGACTGTAGAAATTCGCGACACCGCACTCAACGTCTTGGTAACTTGCATTGAAATTCTGTCTCCCGTCAACAAGCGCGAACCTGGATTGACTGGATACCGCCAAAAACGCCAACGCCTTTACCAAGCAGGTGTCAACTTAATTGAATTAGATTTGCTACGCCGAGGCAGTCGCCCTTTCAACCATCCGCGTTTACCAAACGTGCCATATTTAATTGAGCTAACTCGCGCCTCTTCCGGCGTAGTGGAAGTTTGGACGTTGGGGTTGCAGGATCGACTGCCCGTGATTCCCGTACCCCTGCGCCAACCCGACCCTGACGTGCCGCTTGACTTGGCTGCTGTTTTCAATGCTATTTATGATGAGGCAGCCTACGATTTGTCAATCGACTATCGCGCCACGCCACCGCCACCGCCGTTATCCGAGTCGGATGCCCTTTGGCTGGAAAACCTACTTGCACCGTTGAGGAAATATTGA
- a CDS encoding Uma2 family endonuclease, whose amino-acid sequence MSHETAIGQEKYVQEWSAPEPPSDLVFDDGEPLETNRHRIAMNVLIDSTLSALAERSDFFAGGNMFVYYSRNQAMNRDFRGPDFFVALDVDGSHERQGWVVWEEDGRYPDAIVELLSPSTANVDRGAKKDLYERVFRTPDYFIYDPFAADSLAGWHLELGRGYQPLVPNERGWLWCETLELWLGTWNGSIRREPPTGTYNWLRFYDRTGDLVLLSEEIAALQQQQAASERQRAEAERQRSERLAQRLRELGEDPDLV is encoded by the coding sequence ATGTCCCATGAAACCGCAATCGGGCAGGAAAAGTACGTACAAGAGTGGTCAGCGCCAGAACCCCCAAGCGATCTCGTTTTCGATGATGGAGAGCCGTTGGAGACTAACCGCCACCGAATTGCGATGAACGTCCTGATTGATTCGACGCTCTCGGCGCTAGCCGAGCGGTCGGACTTTTTTGCGGGTGGCAATATGTTCGTCTACTACAGCCGCAATCAAGCGATGAATCGTGACTTTCGCGGTCCAGATTTTTTTGTTGCCTTGGATGTAGACGGTAGCCACGAGCGCCAAGGCTGGGTGGTGTGGGAAGAAGACGGTCGCTATCCCGATGCGATCGTCGAATTACTGTCGCCGAGTACGGCAAATGTGGATCGTGGGGCGAAAAAAGATTTGTACGAACGGGTGTTCCGCACTCCAGATTACTTTATATACGATCCTTTTGCTGCCGACTCGCTAGCGGGATGGCACTTGGAATTAGGACGTGGCTACCAGCCTCTGGTTCCTAACGAACGCGGTTGGTTATGGTGCGAAACTTTAGAATTGTGGCTGGGCACTTGGAATGGTAGTATCCGCCGAGAACCGCCAACAGGAACTTACAATTGGCTGCGCTTCTACGATCGCACCGGAGATCTAGTCTTGCTATCAGAGGAAATAGCTGCGCTCCAACAGCAACAAGCCGCGTCAGAGCGCCAGCGGGCA